GTGTTTCTGTTTTTTCACTATAGATCATATTGACTCCTCGTCTCTTTATTTTCCTCATTTCCCTCCCCATGAAAGACGGCGGTGAGGAAAACAAGGTTATTCATTAATCCTCTGATAATCCTTTCCGAGATAGGCGCGCTGTACGTCCCGGTTTAAGAGTAATTCCTCCGCGGTCCCTTCGAGGAAGACCTGCCCCGTTTCCAAAACGTATCCCCTGTCCGCGACACCCAGGGCGGCTTTCGCGTTCTGTTCTATAAGCAAAACGGTCATCCCCTGTTCCCTGAGTCCGGTAATCGTCCTGAAAATACTTTTTACGATAATCGGGGCGATACCGAGCGACGGTTCGTCCATCATAAGGAGGTGCGGCCTCGCCATGAGCGCCCGCGCGATGGCGAGCATCTGCTGTTCGCCCCCGGAAAGCGTTCCCGCAAGCTGGGTTTCACGCTCTCCCAAAACCGGAAAGAGAACGAACATCCGCTCGAGATCGCTTTCCACTTCCTTTTTTTTACCTTTCCGCATTCTGAGGTACGCGCCGAGAATGAGATTTTCCTTTACGGAAAGCGTGTTGAACACCTGCCTCCGTTCGGGCACGAGTGAACATCCTAAAGCGACGATCTTCTCCGCCGCGCTTTGTTCGATATCCTTCCCGTTGAACGAAATACTGCCGGAAGCCGGTTTGATGATGCCGGCGATCGTGTTCAGGAGTGTCGTTTTGCCCGCCCCGTTCGCGCCGATGATCGTTACGATCTCTCCGGGTGAGACGTGAAGCGAAACCCCCTTGAGAACCCGGAGTTTCCCGTAACCCGCTTCGCAATTCCTTATCTTAAGCATCGTCTTCACCCAGATAGACGTTGATGACGTCGGGATTTTTTTGAATTTCACCGGGTGAGCCCTCGGCGAGTTTCTTTCCCCTGTCCAGCACCACGACGGCGTCCGAAATATTCATTACCAGCGATATGTCATGTTCGACCAGAAGAACGGTGATCCCCCACTCCTTGATCTTCAGAATGAGGCGGGCCAGTTCCTCCGTTTCGTACATGTTGAGTCCCGCGGCGGGCTCGTCGAGGAGGAGCAGGGCCGGTTCGGTCGCGAGTGCCCGCGCGATCTCCGCGATTCGCTGTTTTCCGAAAGGAAGATTCGACGCCTCTTCATCCGCGTATCCGGCAAGCTTAAGCGATTCGAGGATCTCGAGCGCCCGCTTCCTCATCGCCTTCTCCTCTTTATGAGTCCGTGGAAGGCTCAGGATACACGAAAGAATCTCTGAACGGGTTTTTGTGTGCCTTCCGACCATGACGTTCTCGAGGATCGTCATATGGTGAAACAACTTTGTCGTCTGAAAGGTACGTGAAATACCGGCCTCCGCGATTTTGTATTCTTTCAGGCCGGTAATGGTCCGGTCTCTGAATTTTACCTCACCCGAGTTCGGTTTCAGGCTTCCTGAAATCAGGTTGAAAAGGGTGGTTTTCCCCGCGCCGTTCGGACCGATGACCGCCATAATGATCCCGGGCGGAACGGTGAAACTCACATTATTAACCGCGTGAAGGCCGCCGAAATATTTGTCGATATTGATTGTTTCAAGCAGTATGCCGTTCATGTTTCTTCTTTTTACCGATTCTTTCTTTTATATACGCCGGTAATTCCCTGAGTGCCGCAATCAGCTCCTGAACCTTTGCTATCCGTAAAATACCGTGCGGCGCGAAAAGCATGATGACGATAAGGCTGAGTCCGAAAAAAACCTCATCAAAGGACCCGAATACCCCGCGCAGGGAGAGAAAATTCAAAAGGATTCCCATGAAAAGGCAGCCCCAGAGGTTATCCATCCCCCCCACGGCGACGATCGCCACATACCTGACGGACTTTATGACGGACGTCTCCGACGGCCCGATACTCCCGTTGTAGTGGGTGAGAAAAATCCCGCCGACGGAAGCAAACACCGCGCTCAGCACGAATATATACAGTTTGTATTTCGATGAATGTATCCCCATGGCATTTGCGGCCTCTTCGCTTCCGTGAATCGCCCTGAGAGCCCGGCCCACCCTCGAATGAACCAGATTGAGCGCGACAATCATGCCGACAATCACCAGAAACCATGCAACATAGTAATTCGCCACCCGGTGGGCCATTTTTCCGCACACCACAATACCCGGAAGCAGTTGAAAAGGTGGAACCTTCGTGATCCCGTCCGCTTCGCCCAGAAAACGGGTGCCGATCACGATCGTGTAGATGATCATGCCGAATCCGAGGGTCGCCATGGCCAGGTAATGCCCTTTCAACCGCAGAACGGGGATGCCGATGAGAAAGGCAATGCCGATGGTAATAACGATGGCGGCGATTATGGCGATCCACGGCGAGAATGAAAGAATTTCCTCACCGTAAAGATCTGTTCGCCGGAAGAGTATTCCCGCCGACTCAAGAAAACGGACGAATCCCGAATCCGCGAATGATGAAAGATTGATCGTCGTCAGCACCGCCTGCGTATAGCCGCCGATGGCGAAAAAACCCGCGTGGCCTAAAGAAATTTGTCCGGTATAGCCCATGAGCAGGCAGAGTCCCAGGATGACCAGGCAATAGTATGCGGCCATGATAATCTGAGTGAGAAAATACTCCGTCCCGCTTAACGTGAAAACAAGCTGAACGCAAATCACAAAAATCAGCAGAATCCCTATCGGCCTGTATCGTTTCATATCCATGTCAGAATTCCTTGAGCGCGCTTTCTTCCTTTTTCGCGAACAAACCGCTCGGCTTGAAAAAGAGAATACCTAAAAGGATGATAATGGCGACGACGTCGCGGTAGGCGTTCGGCAGCAGGACGATGCTGAATGATTCGAGCAGGCCAAGAATGAGTCCGGCGCCCACGGCGGCAAAGCTGTTGCCGAGCCCGCCGAGGATCGCAACGACAAACCCCTTGATCGCCAGCGAAGAACCCATGTTGTATTGCGTCTGCGTAATGGGCGAGGTGACGCAGCCCGCGAGCGCCCCGATTGCGGCGCTGATCATGAAAGAAATCGTCACCATCATCTTGATATTTATTCCGCACAGCCGGGCGGCGTTACTCGAAGCCGCACATGCCCTCATCGCCCTGCCCGTGAGCGTCAATCTGAAAAACAGTCCCAGCCCGATCACGATAACGGCGGTGACGCCGAGAACCCAGAGCACCTGCGGTGAAAAATGGGCGCCTAAAAGTGAAATCGACGAAACCTCGGTTCCGGTAAAATACTTTAGCGCCCTCACCTTTTCATCCCAGACATGAAGAGAGGTTTCGCGAAGCAGGAATGACAGTCCGATGGTGATAATGACGAGCCGCAGGACGGTCGGGTTATTGATCCATTTGATAAAAACGATTTCGATAAGCCCGCCGATGAACGTCGTTATTACGACGGCCAGTATCACAGCGATCGACATTGCGAGGGCGAACGGAAGGACGGGGATAAGCAGCCGGGAGAACGTAATCGCACAAAGCGCGCCGAGAACGACAAACTCTCCCTGCGCGAAATTAATGATACCGGTTGTGTTATAGATGATATTGAAACCGATCGCAACCACGGCATAAATACTGCCCAGCGTGATTCCCGAGAAACAGTACTGAAGAAAAATTTCGAAACTCATATCACCCTTCGGTTCCTGGTATCCCGCGTTAAAAATGCCGGATGTTCAACGACTCCGGCGGTTTCGATAACCCTGAAACGGAAAAAAAAGGGAGTACGACCTGCGTACAAGCGTCAGTACTCCCCGATTTTTATATGCAATAGCAAAAGAAAAGCACGTTTATTAATTATAAAGGACAAACTTGCCGTTTTCCACTGTCAGCATTTCAAACGAATCAAGCGCAAGACCGTTATGATCGGACGGAGAAAGATTGAAAATACCCCCGGTTCCGATAAATCCTTTCATGTTTTCGATCGCGGAGCGTATCTTTTCAACATCGTCCGCCCCGGCCTTTTTTATCGCTTCCATCAGGATCATGAACGAATCGTAGGCGTGCCCGCCGAATGTGCTCGCATCTTCCTTGAATCTGCTTTCATAGTCGTTTTTGTATTTTGTCAGTACGGCCTTCTGCGGATGATCCGACGGGAGAACGTCCGCGACCAGCAGCCTGCCGCACGGGAATATGATTCCCTCCGCCGCCTCGCCCGCTGCCTTCACGTATTCGATGTTTCCGAACCCGTGACTCTGGAAAAGCGGAATATTCATTCCCAGCTGCTTCATGTTTTTGGGTATAATCGATTGCGCCGGGACGATCGACCAGTTGACGACCGCCTCGACGCCTTTGTCTTTTACCTTTGTCAGCACGGCGGTCAAATCCTTTTCCCCTTTATCATAGACCTCCGTGATCGCTATCTCGATTCCGTGTTCCGGCGCGTATTTTTCGAGTTGCGCCTTGCCGCCGAGGCCGAAACCGGCGTTACTGACGACGACACCGATCTTCTTGATACCGAGATCGTTCATGGTCTGATATATCTTGATCGCCGCATAACTGTCTTTCTGCGGTGTTTTGAAAACATAGGAAGCGACCGGTTCGACGATCGTCTCCGCCGCTGCGCAGGAAAGCAGAATGGTCGAGTTCTCCTGGCAAAGGTCCTTGATCGCCATACTTTCGCCGCTTGTTGTCGGTCCGATGATCGCCGTGACCTTGTCTTCTTCGATAAGCTGTTTCGCGAACGAAATCGCATTTTCCGGGTTCGCCTGCGAATCCTTGACGATCAACTCTATTTTCCGCCCGTCGACCCCCCCGGCGTTATTGATCTGCTCGGCGAGCATCGTGAGTGTTTTTTCTTCAGGGGCGCCGAGAAACGAAGCGGGGCCGGTGACGGCCAGAATGGCGCCTACTTTTATGGGTTGCTTTCTGGTCTGGTCCGCGCAACCGCTCAATAATATCGCGGTTAAAACGGCCAGTATGACAATACATGCGCACAATGTCCATCTGGATTTCATACCTTTTCCTCCTTTTTTATTACCTGTAAGCAGAATAATCCTTCTATTGATAGTATACTTGGACGTCTTTGTCAAGGTTTTTTACAGACTCTGAAGCACATCGCGGGTGACAAGGCCGATATTGTTCCCGCGAAGTACATCGACGGCCTTCCTGTTCTCATCGATTTTGAATACGACGACCGCGTTGTCCACTTTTTTCTCGACAAAAGCGTACATATATTCGATATTGATATCATTCGCGTTTAAAAGCTGGAGTATTTTGTTCAACCCGCCGGGTTTGTCCTCCACCTCGCAGGCGATCACATCGGTCTCCTGCGCGACAAAATTATGTTTCTTGAGTACGCCCAGGGCTTTATCCGGATCCGTGACGATCATCCTGAGGACGCCGAAATCGGTGGTATCGGCAAGAAACAGCGCCCGTATATTGATACCGTTCTCCGAAAGCGTTTCGGTCACATCGGCGAGTCTTCCTTTCTTGTTTTCCAAAAATACCGATATCTGCTTAATGTCCATCGTATTTACCTCCTGTCAAAATAATGTTGTCCCTCGCTCCCGAATTCTTATTCGGGGGGACAAAAGAGATTGCCATAAGATGGGGCGGCTGTTTATAATTGCCTCCTGTCGATCACCCGCTTCGCCTTGCCCATGGACCGTTCGATGCTGTTTGATTCCACGAGTTTTACTTTCGCGTGAATATTCAAAGCGGAATAAAGCTCTTCTTCAATGGCCTTCTCCGCCTTTTCGAGGTTCTTTATTTCATCCGAGAAAATCCGTTCGTTCATTTCGACCCGGACCTCGATACTGTCGAGTTTTCCCTTTTCCCGGTCGACGACAATCTGGTAGTGGGGCTCCACCCCCTCGATCTTCACGAGTACTTCCTCGATCTGCGACGGGAAAACGTTCACCCCGCGGATGATAAGCATATCGTCCGTGCGGCCGAGCGACCGGTGCATTCTGACCGCGGTCCGTCCGCATGCGCACTGTTCCCGTATGAGGTAGGTGATGTCCCGCGTCCTGAAGCGGATGACCGGCGTTCCTTCCTTGGTGAGGGTGGTGATGACAAGCTCACCTTTTTCCCCGTCGGGAAGGGCCTCACCCGTCACCGGATTGATGATTTCGGGATAAAAGACATCCTCGCAGATATGGAGTCCGTCCTTGTATTCGCACTCGGAAGAGACGCCGGGTCCGATAATTTCCGTCAGGCCGTAAATATCGAGTGCGGTGATACTCAGTTTCTCTTCGATATCCTTCCTCATCGCGTCACTCCATGGTTCGGCGCCGAGAAGCCCCACGCGGAGTGGCAGTTTTTTAAAGTCGATTCCCCGTTTCCTTCCCTCTTCCGCGAGGTAAAGCGAATACGACGGGGTACTCGTGTAAACGGTCGACTTGAAATCCACCATGACATCGAGTTGTCTCGCCGTATTCC
The DNA window shown above is from Spirochaetales bacterium and carries:
- a CDS encoding ABC transporter ATP-binding protein, which encodes MKTMLKIRNCEAGYGKLRVLKGVSLHVSPGEIVTIIGANGAGKTTLLNTIAGIIKPASGSISFNGKDIEQSAAEKIVALGCSLVPERRQVFNTLSVKENLILGAYLRMRKGKKKEVESDLERMFVLFPVLGERETQLAGTLSGGEQQMLAIARALMARPHLLMMDEPSLGIAPIIVKSIFRTITGLREQGMTVLLIEQNAKAALGVADRGYVLETGQVFLEGTAEELLLNRDVQRAYLGKDYQRINE
- a CDS encoding ABC transporter ATP-binding protein, producing MNGILLETINIDKYFGGLHAVNNVSFTVPPGIIMAVIGPNGAGKTTLFNLISGSLKPNSGEVKFRDRTITGLKEYKIAEAGISRTFQTTKLFHHMTILENVMVGRHTKTRSEILSCILSLPRTHKEEKAMRKRALEILESLKLAGYADEEASNLPFGKQRIAEIARALATEPALLLLDEPAAGLNMYETEELARLILKIKEWGITVLLVEHDISLVMNISDAVVVLDRGKKLAEGSPGEIQKNPDVINVYLGEDDA
- a CDS encoding branched-chain amino acid ABC transporter permease, translating into MDMKRYRPIGILLIFVICVQLVFTLSGTEYFLTQIIMAAYYCLVILGLCLLMGYTGQISLGHAGFFAIGGYTQAVLTTINLSSFADSGFVRFLESAGILFRRTDLYGEEILSFSPWIAIIAAIVITIGIAFLIGIPVLRLKGHYLAMATLGFGMIIYTIVIGTRFLGEADGITKVPPFQLLPGIVVCGKMAHRVANYYVAWFLVIVGMIVALNLVHSRVGRALRAIHGSEEAANAMGIHSSKYKLYIFVLSAVFASVGGIFLTHYNGSIGPSETSVIKSVRYVAIVAVGGMDNLWGCLFMGILLNFLSLRGVFGSFDEVFFGLSLIVIMLFAPHGILRIAKVQELIAALRELPAYIKERIGKKKKHERHTA
- a CDS encoding branched-chain amino acid ABC transporter permease, translating into MSFEIFLQYCFSGITLGSIYAVVAIGFNIIYNTTGIINFAQGEFVVLGALCAITFSRLLIPVLPFALAMSIAVILAVVITTFIGGLIEIVFIKWINNPTVLRLVIITIGLSFLLRETSLHVWDEKVRALKYFTGTEVSSISLLGAHFSPQVLWVLGVTAVIVIGLGLFFRLTLTGRAMRACAASSNAARLCGINIKMMVTISFMISAAIGALAGCVTSPITQTQYNMGSSLAIKGFVVAILGGLGNSFAAVGAGLILGLLESFSIVLLPNAYRDVVAIIILLGILFFKPSGLFAKKEESALKEF
- a CDS encoding ABC transporter substrate-binding protein, yielding MKSRWTLCACIVILAVLTAILLSGCADQTRKQPIKVGAILAVTGPASFLGAPEEKTLTMLAEQINNAGGVDGRKIELIVKDSQANPENAISFAKQLIEEDKVTAIIGPTTSGESMAIKDLCQENSTILLSCAAAETIVEPVASYVFKTPQKDSYAAIKIYQTMNDLGIKKIGVVVSNAGFGLGGKAQLEKYAPEHGIEIAITEVYDKGEKDLTAVLTKVKDKGVEAVVNWSIVPAQSIIPKNMKQLGMNIPLFQSHGFGNIEYVKAAGEAAEGIIFPCGRLLVADVLPSDHPQKAVLTKYKNDYESRFKEDASTFGGHAYDSFMILMEAIKKAGADDVEKIRSAIENMKGFIGTGGIFNLSPSDHNGLALDSFEMLTVENGKFVLYN
- a CDS encoding ACT domain-containing protein yields the protein MDIKQISVFLENKKGRLADVTETLSENGINIRALFLADTTDFGVLRMIVTDPDKALGVLKKHNFVAQETDVIACEVEDKPGGLNKILQLLNANDINIEYMYAFVEKKVDNAVVVFKIDENRKAVDVLRGNNIGLVTRDVLQSL
- a CDS encoding phenylacetate--CoA ligase, whose protein sequence is MIWNQEFETMERTKLAGIQGRRLQELVARVYEKVPFYRKKMDEAGVRPADINSIDDIVKLPFTTKPDMRDVYPYGLLAVPEEDLVEVHTSSGTTGKPVVDAYTAADIELWKEVMARTLAMGDTTKKDTVQNAYGYGLFTGGLGVHYGARKIGANIIPISGGNTARQLDVMVDFKSTVYTSTPSYSLYLAEEGRKRGIDFKKLPLRVGLLGAEPWSDAMRKDIEEKLSITALDIYGLTEIIGPGVSSECEYKDGLHICEDVFYPEIINPVTGEALPDGEKGELVITTLTKEGTPVIRFRTRDITYLIREQCACGRTAVRMHRSLGRTDDMLIIRGVNVFPSQIEEVLVKIEGVEPHYQIVVDREKGKLDSIEVRVEMNERIFSDEIKNLEKAEKAIEEELYSALNIHAKVKLVESNSIERSMGKAKRVIDRRQL